The Caballeronia sp. SL2Y3 genome includes a window with the following:
- a CDS encoding bifunctional transcriptional regulator/glucokinase, translating to MSTGVHKAAPAPSHADGPRLLADIGGTNARFALETAPGEIGQIRVYPGADYPGIAEVMQQYLKDTKVGRVNHAAIAIANPVDGDHVKMTNHDWSFSIEATRRALGFDTLLVVNDFTALAMALPGLTDGQRVQVGGGARRQNSVIGLLGPGTGLGVSGLIPADDRWIALGSEGGHATFSPFDESEDLVTRYARRKYPHVSFERVCAGQGLELIYRAFAERDNVAVADTFTAADVTTRAHQGEALALETVNCFCAILGTFAGNIAVTLGALGGIYIGGGIVLKLGELFHKSPFRERFESKGRFQQYLSGIPTYVITAEYPAFLGVSAILAEQLSNRANSGSSAVFERIRQMRDALTPAERRVADLALNHPRSIINDPIIDIARKADVSQPTVIRFCRSLGCQGLSDFKLKLATGLTGTIPVSHSQVHLGDTATDFGAKVLDNTVSAILQLREHLNFENVERAIDILNGARRIEFYGLGNSNIVAQDAHYKFFRFGIPTIAYGDLYMQAASAALLGKGDVIVAVSKSGRAPELLRVLEVAMQQGATVIAITSSNTPLAKRATVALETDHIEIRESQLSMISRILHLVIIDILAVGVAIRRAAPQPGAQISETVAHARESSDDEAAAVLDWLSHGASGMAKE from the coding sequence ATGTCTACTGGTGTGCATAAGGCCGCGCCGGCGCCGAGCCACGCCGACGGACCGAGGCTGCTCGCCGACATCGGCGGCACCAACGCGCGCTTCGCGCTGGAGACGGCGCCCGGCGAGATCGGGCAGATTCGCGTGTATCCGGGCGCCGATTACCCGGGCATCGCCGAAGTCATGCAGCAGTATCTGAAGGACACGAAAGTCGGACGCGTGAATCACGCGGCGATCGCGATCGCCAATCCGGTGGACGGCGATCACGTGAAAATGACGAACCACGACTGGAGCTTTTCGATCGAAGCGACGCGCCGCGCGCTCGGCTTCGACACGCTGCTCGTCGTCAACGATTTCACCGCGCTCGCGATGGCGCTGCCCGGCCTCACCGATGGGCAGCGCGTGCAGGTGGGCGGCGGCGCGCGCCGGCAGAACAGCGTGATCGGCTTGCTGGGTCCGGGCACCGGCCTGGGCGTGTCGGGTCTGATCCCCGCTGACGATCGCTGGATCGCGCTCGGCAGCGAAGGCGGCCACGCGACCTTCTCGCCGTTCGATGAAAGCGAAGACCTCGTCACGCGCTATGCGCGCCGCAAGTACCCGCACGTGTCGTTCGAGCGCGTGTGCGCGGGGCAGGGGCTGGAGCTGATCTACCGCGCGTTCGCGGAGCGCGACAACGTCGCGGTCGCCGACACCTTCACCGCCGCCGACGTCACTACGCGCGCGCATCAAGGCGAAGCGCTCGCGCTCGAAACGGTGAACTGCTTCTGCGCGATCCTCGGCACATTCGCGGGCAACATCGCGGTGACGCTCGGCGCGCTGGGCGGCATCTATATCGGCGGCGGCATCGTGCTGAAGCTGGGCGAGCTGTTCCACAAGTCGCCGTTTCGCGAGCGATTCGAGTCGAAAGGGCGCTTCCAGCAGTATTTGTCCGGCATTCCGACTTACGTCATCACCGCGGAATATCCGGCGTTCCTCGGCGTGTCCGCGATTCTTGCCGAGCAGTTGTCGAACCGCGCGAACAGCGGATCGTCGGCCGTGTTCGAACGCATTCGCCAGATGCGGGACGCGCTCACGCCCGCCGAGCGGCGCGTGGCCGATCTCGCGCTGAATCATCCGCGCTCGATCATCAACGATCCGATCATCGACATCGCGCGCAAGGCGGACGTGAGCCAGCCGACGGTGATTCGCTTTTGCCGCTCGCTCGGCTGTCAGGGCCTGTCCGACTTCAAGCTGAAGCTCGCGACGGGGCTCACGGGCACGATTCCGGTGAGCCACAGTCAGGTGCATCTCGGCGATACGGCCACCGACTTCGGCGCGAAGGTGCTGGACAACACCGTGTCCGCCATCCTTCAACTGCGCGAGCATCTGAACTTCGAGAACGTCGAGCGCGCGATCGACATTCTGAACGGCGCGCGGCGCATCGAGTTCTATGGCCTCGGGAATTCGAACATCGTCGCGCAGGACGCGCATTACAAGTTCTTCCGCTTCGGCATCCCGACGATCGCCTATGGCGATCTGTACATGCAGGCAGCCTCGGCGGCGCTGCTCGGCAAGGGCGATGTGATCGTGGCCGTGTCGAAGTCCGGGCGCGCGCCGGAACTGCTGCGCGTGCTGGAAGTGGCGATGCAGCAGGGCGCGACGGTCATCGCGATCACGTCGAGCAACACGCCGCTCGCCAAGCGCGCGACGGTGGCGCTGGAGACCGATCACATCGAGATTCGCGAGTCGCAGTTGTCGATGATCTCGCGCATTCTGCATCTCGTGATCATCGACATCCTCGCGGTCGGCGTGGCGATCCGCCGCGCGGCGCCGCAGCCGGGCGCGCAGATCAGCGAGACGGTCGCGCACGCGCGCGAGTCCAGCGACGACGAAGCCGCCGCCGTGCTCGACTGGCTGAGTCACGGTGCGTCGGGCATGGCGAAGGAATAG
- a CDS encoding porin, with protein MKKALLAAAALLTFGAAAHAQSSVTLYGRLDAGLEYMNGVPTGAAKNVTASRIRAESGDWGTSLWGLKGAEDLGGGNRAVFQLEGSFNTMTGQGPGGGGLFNRWATVGIANNSFGTVLLGRELFVSNGVWDFDPFGQSNWSSASLVRGRNWPQSSNNISYQSPKFAGFDFYGQYALSNATNWNGNGTTPQGREAGAYVTYTSPYLQVRGMYDEIRNPANGQLGGSYGATQGVYAYSREYSAMANVFLGQFKLQAGYQAIRSSGMTGQLPGEPTTLDHEWGGVTWQASPAAALTAAVYHVNGNNGAGNATMYTVGGSYNLSKRTLFDLQVATVQNSKTANYGLNANSFGTAASTDNPFPGRSQTGVYAGIQHSF; from the coding sequence ATGAAGAAGGCTTTGCTTGCAGCGGCGGCGCTGCTGACGTTCGGCGCGGCGGCGCATGCCCAAAGCAGCGTGACGCTGTATGGCCGCCTGGACGCGGGACTCGAATACATGAACGGCGTGCCGACCGGGGCGGCGAAGAACGTCACGGCAAGCCGCATCCGCGCCGAAAGCGGCGACTGGGGCACGAGCCTCTGGGGCTTGAAGGGCGCCGAAGATCTGGGCGGCGGCAATCGCGCCGTGTTCCAGTTGGAAGGCAGCTTCAACACCATGACGGGCCAAGGCCCGGGCGGCGGCGGCCTCTTCAATCGCTGGGCGACGGTGGGTATCGCGAACAACAGCTTCGGCACCGTGCTGCTGGGGCGCGAACTGTTCGTGTCCAACGGCGTATGGGACTTCGATCCGTTCGGCCAGTCGAACTGGTCGTCGGCTTCGCTGGTGCGTGGCCGCAACTGGCCGCAATCGAGCAACAACATCTCGTATCAGTCGCCGAAGTTCGCGGGCTTCGACTTCTACGGTCAATACGCGCTCTCGAATGCGACCAACTGGAACGGCAACGGCACGACGCCGCAAGGCCGTGAAGCAGGCGCGTACGTCACGTACACGTCGCCGTATCTCCAGGTGCGCGGCATGTACGACGAGATCCGCAATCCGGCCAACGGTCAGCTCGGCGGCAGCTATGGCGCGACTCAGGGCGTCTACGCCTACTCGCGCGAATACTCCGCCATGGCGAACGTGTTCCTCGGCCAGTTCAAGCTCCAGGCGGGTTATCAGGCGATTCGTTCTTCGGGCATGACCGGCCAGTTGCCGGGCGAGCCGACCACGCTCGACCACGAATGGGGCGGCGTGACGTGGCAGGCGTCGCCGGCCGCGGCGCTGACCGCCGCCGTCTATCACGTGAACGGCAACAACGGCGCAGGCAACGCGACGATGTACACCGTCGGCGGTTCGTACAACCTGTCGAAGCGCACGTTGTTCGACCTGCAAGTCGCCACCGTTCAGAACAGCAAGACGGCGAACTACGGCCTCAACGCGAACAGCTTCGGCACCGCTGCGTCGACGGACAATCCGTTCCCCGGCCGCAGTCAGACGGGCGTGTACGCGGGCATTCAGCACTCGTTTTAA
- a CDS encoding porin, producing the protein MKKALLAAAALLTFSAVAQAQSSVTLYGRLDAGLEYMNGVPTGVGANGAATGSSHRFRAESGDWGTSLWGMKGVEDLGGGYRAVFQLEGSFNTMTGQGPGGGGLFNRWATVGIANNNFGTLLLGRELFIANGVWDFDPFGQSNWSSASLVRGRNWPQSSNNISYQSPKFAGFDFYGQYALSNATNWNGNGTTPQGREGGAYITYTTPLFQIRGMYDEIRNPANGTLGGAYNALNGGTNNGNGVYAYSREYTAMFNLFLGQFKVQGAYQAIRSSGMVGQLPGQPTTLDHEWGGVTWQATPAAALIGAVYHVNGNNGAGNATIYTVGGSYNLSKRTLFDLQVATVQNSKSANYGLNANNFGTAAATDNPFAGHSQTGVYAGIQHSF; encoded by the coding sequence ATGAAGAAAGCTTTGCTCGCGGCAGCAGCACTGCTGACGTTCAGCGCAGTGGCTCAGGCTCAAAGCAGCGTGACGCTGTATGGCCGCCTGGACGCCGGCCTGGAGTACATGAACGGCGTGCCGACCGGCGTTGGCGCCAACGGCGCGGCCACCGGCTCGTCGCACCGCTTCCGTGCGGAAAGCGGCGACTGGGGCACGAGCCTCTGGGGCATGAAGGGCGTCGAAGACCTGGGCGGCGGCTATCGCGCCGTGTTCCAGTTGGAAGGCAGCTTCAACACCATGACGGGTCAAGGCCCGGGCGGCGGCGGCCTCTTCAATCGTTGGGCGACGGTCGGTATCGCGAACAACAACTTCGGTACGCTGCTGTTGGGCCGCGAACTCTTCATCGCTAACGGCGTGTGGGACTTCGATCCGTTCGGTCAGTCGAACTGGTCGTCGGCTTCGCTGGTGCGTGGCCGCAACTGGCCGCAATCGAGCAACAACATTTCGTACCAGTCGCCGAAGTTCGCGGGCTTCGACTTCTACGGCCAGTACGCACTGTCGAACGCGACGAACTGGAACGGCAACGGCACGACGCCGCAAGGCCGCGAAGGTGGCGCGTACATCACGTACACCACGCCGCTCTTCCAGATTCGCGGCATGTACGACGAAATCCGCAACCCGGCCAACGGTACGCTCGGCGGCGCCTACAACGCGCTCAACGGCGGCACGAACAACGGCAACGGCGTCTACGCGTACTCGCGCGAGTACACGGCGATGTTCAACCTGTTCCTCGGCCAGTTCAAGGTTCAGGGCGCTTACCAGGCGATCCGCTCGTCCGGCATGGTGGGCCAGTTGCCCGGCCAGCCGACCACGCTCGACCACGAATGGGGCGGCGTGACGTGGCAAGCAACGCCGGCGGCGGCGCTGATCGGCGCGGTCTACCACGTGAACGGCAACAACGGCGCGGGTAACGCGACCATCTACACGGTCGGCGGCTCGTACAACCTGTCGAAGCGCACCCTGTTCGACCTGCAAGTCGCGACGGTCCAGAACAGCAAGAGCGCCAACTACGGCCTGAACGCCAACAACTTCGGCACGGCTGCCGCGACGGACAACCCGTTCGCCGGCCACAGCCAGACGGGCGTCTATGCCGGCATTCAGCACTCGTTCTAA
- a CDS encoding ABC transporter ATP-binding protein, producing MNSQKHKLFVDDIHKQYGSNEVLKGVSLKANAGDVISIIGSSGSGKSTMLRCINFLEQPNRGRIFVDGAEVRTMLDKTGALKVADAKQLRQVRSKLSMVFQHFNLWSHMNVLENVTEAPVNVLGLPKKEAEDRARTYLEKVGLAPRLEKQYPSHLSGGQQQRVAIARALAMHPDVMLFDEPTSALDPELVGEVLKVMQTLAEEGRTMIVVTHEMAFARNVSNHVVFLHQGRIEEEGRPNEVFAQPKSERLRQFLSGSLK from the coding sequence ATGAATTCCCAGAAGCACAAGCTTTTCGTCGACGACATTCACAAGCAGTACGGCAGCAACGAAGTCCTGAAAGGCGTCTCGCTGAAGGCGAACGCCGGCGACGTGATCAGCATCATCGGGTCGTCGGGATCCGGCAAGAGCACGATGCTGCGCTGTATCAACTTCCTCGAGCAGCCGAATCGCGGGCGCATCTTCGTCGACGGCGCCGAAGTGCGCACGATGTTGGACAAGACCGGCGCGTTGAAGGTCGCGGACGCGAAGCAACTGCGGCAGGTCCGCTCGAAGCTCTCGATGGTCTTCCAGCACTTCAACCTCTGGTCGCACATGAACGTGCTGGAGAACGTGACGGAAGCGCCCGTGAACGTGCTCGGCCTGCCGAAGAAGGAAGCCGAGGATCGCGCGCGCACGTATCTGGAGAAGGTCGGGCTCGCGCCGCGGCTGGAGAAGCAGTATCCGTCGCACTTGTCGGGCGGTCAGCAGCAGCGCGTGGCGATTGCCCGCGCGCTCGCCATGCATCCGGATGTGATGCTCTTCGATGAACCCACGTCCGCGCTCGATCCGGAACTCGTCGGCGAAGTGCTGAAGGTGATGCAGACGCTCGCCGAAGAAGGCCGCACGATGATCGTCGTCACGCACGAAATGGCGTTCGCGCGCAATGTGTCGAACCATGTCGTGTTCCTGCATCAGGGGCGTATCGAAGAAGAAGGTCGCCCGAACGAGGTGTTCGCTCAACCGAAGAGCGAGCGGCTCAGGCAGTTCCTCTCGGGTAGTCTCAAGTAG
- a CDS encoding ABC transporter permease yields the protein MIEIIQEFWKNYLFTDGYRITGLAITMWLLVVSIGLGFCLSVPLAVARVSKNKLLSRSVWLYTYVFRGTPLYVQLLLCYTGLYSLQVVRDHMLLSQFFRSGMNCTLLAFTLNTCAYTTEIFAGAIKATPYGEIEAARAYGMSSFTLYRRVILPSALRRALPYYSNEVILMLHATTVAFTATVPDILKIARDVNSATYQSFQAFGIAALLYLVISFALVWLFRRAEHRWLAYLRPQGK from the coding sequence ATGATCGAAATCATCCAGGAATTCTGGAAGAACTACCTTTTCACCGACGGCTACCGCATTACCGGTCTCGCCATCACGATGTGGCTGCTCGTGGTGTCCATCGGACTCGGGTTCTGCCTCTCCGTGCCGCTCGCCGTGGCGCGGGTGTCGAAGAACAAGCTGCTCTCGCGCAGCGTCTGGCTGTACACGTACGTGTTTCGCGGCACGCCGCTCTATGTGCAACTGCTGCTCTGCTATACGGGCCTGTACAGCCTGCAGGTCGTGCGCGATCACATGCTGCTTTCCCAGTTCTTCCGCAGCGGCATGAACTGCACGTTGCTCGCGTTCACGCTGAACACCTGCGCCTACACGACGGAAATCTTCGCCGGCGCAATCAAGGCGACGCCGTATGGCGAGATCGAAGCGGCGCGCGCGTACGGCATGTCGAGCTTCACGCTGTATCGCCGCGTGATTCTGCCGTCGGCGCTGCGCCGCGCGCTGCCTTACTACAGCAACGAAGTCATTCTCATGCTGCACGCGACGACCGTCGCGTTCACGGCGACCGTGCCGGACATCCTGAAGATCGCGCGGGACGTGAACTCAGCGACGTATCAGTCGTTCCAGGCGTTCGGCATCGCTGCCCTGCTCTATCTCGTCATTTCGTTCGCGCTCGTGTGGCTGTTCCGCCGCGCCGAACATCGCTGGCTCGCGTACCTGCGGCCGCAAGGCAAATAA
- a CDS encoding ABC transporter permease has translation MLQGYGPLILAGTWQTVKLAVLSLAFAFVIGLIGAAAKLSKSRITSGIGTVYTTLIRGVPDLVLMLLLFYSIQIWLNLLTDHLGWDQIDIDPFLAGILVLGFIYGAYFTETFRGAFLSVPRGQLEAGAAYGMTPWQTFSRIMFPQMMRFALPGIGNNWQVMVKATALVSIIGLADVVKAAQDAGKGTQRFFLFTLLAGVVYLAITTISNFVLIWLERRYSIGVRKADL, from the coding sequence ATGTTGCAAGGCTACGGTCCGCTGATCCTCGCGGGCACCTGGCAGACCGTCAAGCTCGCGGTGCTGTCGCTGGCGTTCGCCTTCGTGATCGGCCTCATCGGCGCGGCGGCGAAGCTCTCCAAGAGCCGTATCACGTCGGGCATCGGCACCGTCTATACGACGCTGATTCGCGGCGTACCCGATCTCGTGCTGATGCTGCTGCTCTTCTACAGCATCCAGATCTGGCTGAACTTGTTGACCGATCACCTCGGCTGGGATCAGATCGATATCGATCCGTTCCTCGCGGGCATTCTCGTGCTCGGCTTCATCTACGGCGCGTACTTCACCGAAACGTTCCGCGGCGCGTTCCTTTCGGTGCCGCGCGGCCAGCTCGAAGCGGGCGCGGCCTACGGCATGACGCCGTGGCAGACCTTCTCGCGCATCATGTTTCCTCAGATGATGCGCTTCGCGCTGCCGGGCATCGGCAACAACTGGCAGGTGATGGTGAAGGCGACCGCGCTGGTGTCGATCATCGGCCTCGCGGACGTCGTGAAGGCCGCTCAGGACGCCGGCAAAGGCACGCAGCGGTTCTTCTTGTTCACGCTGCTCGCGGGCGTCGTCTATCTCGCCATCACCACGATCTCGAACTTCGTGCTGATCTGGCTGGAGCGGCGCTACTCCATCGGCGTGCGCAAGGCGGACCTGTAA